The following proteins are encoded in a genomic region of Dioscorea cayenensis subsp. rotundata cultivar TDr96_F1 chromosome 8, TDr96_F1_v2_PseudoChromosome.rev07_lg8_w22 25.fasta, whole genome shotgun sequence:
- the LOC120267731 gene encoding LOW QUALITY PROTEIN: tetraketide alpha-pyrone reductase 1-like (The sequence of the model RefSeq protein was modified relative to this genomic sequence to represent the inferred CDS: deleted 1 base in 1 codon), protein MDLNSSMNGKVCVTGASGFVASWLVKRLLESGCHVIGTVRDPENTKKVLHLWGLEGAKARLQLVKAELTIEGSFDSAVMGCEGVFHTACPVVQGPISDPKLEILDPAISGTLNVLGSRKKDTSLKRVVFTSSSSTIRVISNVDPNVPLDESSWSDVELCETLQFWYALAKMQSEKAAWEFAKENKIDLVVVIPSFVIGPCLPHDLCLTASDVLGLLKGEAERFSLYGRMGYVHIDNVARCHILVFEDTSAEGRYLCSSIVLDNHELVAQLSERYTWLPIPKRFED, encoded by the exons ATGGATCTGAATTCTAGCATGAATGGAAAGGTTTGTGTGACAGGTGCATCAGGATTTGTAGCTTCTTGGCTTGTCAAAAGACTTTTGGAATCAGGATGTCATGTGATAGGCACTGTGAGAGACCCAG AAAATACCAAGAAAGTGTTGCATCTCTGGGGATTAGAAGGGGCAAAGGCGAGACTACAACTAGTGAAGGCTGAGCTCACAATAGAGGGAAGCTTTGACAGTGCAGTCATGGGTTGTGAAGGTGTATTTCACACTGCATGTCCTGTTGTTCAAGGGCCTATATCCGATCCAAAG TTAGAAATCCTAGATCCTGCAATTAGTGGCACATTGAATGTATTGGGATCACGCAAGAAGGACACAAGTCTGAAGAGAGTTGTTTTtacatcttcttcatcaacgaTCAGAGTGATTTCAAACGTTGATCCAAATGTACCTTTGGATGAGTCATCATGGAGCGATGTTGAATTATGTGAAACACTTCAG TTCTGGTATGCATTAGCGAAAATGCAATCAGAAAAGGCAGCATGGGAATTTGCAAAGGAAAACAAGATAGACCTTGTGGTTGTCATCCCTTCATTTGTGATTGGACCTTGTTTGCCTCATGACTTGTGCTTAACTGCTTCAGATGTTCTTGGTCTTCTAAAAG GAGAAGCAGAGAGGTTCTCATTGTATGGGAGAATGGGTTACGTCCACATCGACAATGTTGCCCGTTGCCATATTTTAGTATTCGAGGACACCAGTGCCGAAGGGAGGTATCTT TGTAGCTCAATTGTACTGGATAACCATGAGTTAGTTGCTCAACTTTCTGAAAGATATACATGGCTGCCCATCCCAAAGAG GTTTGAAGActag